A portion of the Bacillus thuringiensis genome contains these proteins:
- a CDS encoding MDR family MFS transporter, with amino-acid sequence MPRKVWLLVAGMIINVTGASFLWPFNTIYLHDHLGKSLSVAGMVLMINSLTGVIGNLLGGVLFDKWGGYKSILVGIVITLVSILGLVFFHGWPLYVVWLALIGFGSGMVFPSMYAMVGTVWPEGGRRAFNAMYVGQNVGIAIGTACGGLVASYRFDYIFLANFILYFVFFLIAFIGFRGMEDKKEPGVQKEVETKKGWSLTPGFKALLIVCVAYALCWVTYVQWQGAIATHMQELNISLRHYSLLWTINGAMIVCAQPLVSMLIRWMKRSLKQQIMIGIFIFAASFIVLSQAQQFTMFLIAMVTLTIGELFVWPAVPTIANILAPKDKLGFYQGVVNSAATVGKMFGPVVGGAIVDLYNMEVLFIAIMVMLVVALIATSIYDKRVKVEETVEEKIAV; translated from the coding sequence ATGCCAAGGAAAGTATGGCTATTAGTAGCTGGGATGATTATTAATGTCACGGGTGCTTCTTTTTTATGGCCTTTTAATACAATTTATTTGCATGATCACCTAGGAAAATCTTTATCTGTGGCCGGGATGGTACTAATGATCAACTCGCTTACTGGTGTAATCGGAAACTTGCTCGGCGGTGTTTTATTTGATAAATGGGGCGGTTATAAATCAATTTTAGTAGGGATTGTCATTACACTCGTATCGATTTTAGGTCTTGTGTTCTTCCACGGTTGGCCGTTATATGTTGTGTGGCTAGCGTTAATCGGCTTCGGTTCTGGGATGGTCTTCCCATCGATGTATGCGATGGTTGGTACGGTTTGGCCAGAGGGCGGAAGACGAGCGTTTAATGCGATGTACGTTGGACAAAACGTTGGTATTGCGATTGGAACAGCGTGTGGTGGTTTAGTTGCTTCATATCGTTTTGATTATATTTTCTTAGCGAACTTTATTTTATACTTTGTTTTCTTCTTAATTGCTTTTATTGGATTCCGTGGTATGGAAGACAAGAAAGAGCCAGGAGTGCAAAAAGAAGTTGAGACGAAAAAAGGTTGGTCACTTACACCTGGATTCAAAGCACTTCTTATCGTATGTGTAGCATATGCTTTATGCTGGGTTACATACGTACAGTGGCAAGGAGCGATTGCAACACATATGCAAGAATTGAATATTAGCCTTCGTCACTATAGTTTATTATGGACGATAAACGGAGCGATGATTGTTTGTGCGCAGCCACTTGTTAGTATGCTAATTCGCTGGATGAAGCGTTCTTTAAAACAGCAAATTATGATTGGAATCTTCATTTTTGCGGCGTCATTCATTGTGTTAAGTCAAGCGCAGCAATTTACGATGTTTCTCATTGCGATGGTAACATTAACAATTGGTGAGTTATTTGTATGGCCAGCGGTGCCGACGATTGCAAATATACTTGCGCCAAAAGATAAACTAGGTTTTTATCAAGGTGTTGTAAATAGTGCGGCGACTGTAGGGAAAATGTTCGGGCCGGTCGTTGGCGGAGCGATTGTTGATTTATACAATATGGAAGTATTGTTTATAGCAATCATGGTAATGCTTGTAGTAGCGCTTATAGCAACGAGTATTTATGATAAACGAGTAAAAGTAGAAGAAACAGTTGAAGAAAAAATTGCAGTTTAG
- a CDS encoding DUF418 domain-containing protein — translation MGNNITNKRIDELDYIRGFALLGIILVNILALLHIKIPDPNTVDVSYQRFLYLFVEGRFFSIFSFLFGVGFYIFISRAIAKGKNGYVLFLRRLVALFIFGLIHQMFQPGEALALYAICGLIVLPFYKAKKAVNLVLGFILTIAFSVMGVKELLPLGLILLGLAAGQYRVFENLVQNIKKVAIFTGIMFVLSVIAVWYQYGHVPAEPFINMILENEDGTMNAASQFLKIGVTVGPIISAFYVGALILLLQLKLVQTLLAPLKYYGRMALTNYIGQTAMILIAGSVFNFAENLTYMQTLYVCIAIYAIQIVFSVIWMKIFKMGPLEWIWRVITYWTVTPLKK, via the coding sequence ATGGGGAACAATATTACAAACAAACGAATTGATGAGTTAGATTACATTCGTGGCTTTGCACTACTGGGGATTATTTTAGTAAATATTCTTGCACTACTTCATATTAAAATCCCAGATCCTAATACAGTGGATGTGAGCTATCAAAGGTTTCTATACTTATTTGTAGAAGGTCGTTTCTTCTCAATCTTCTCATTCTTATTTGGAGTAGGATTTTATATCTTTATTTCAAGAGCGATTGCGAAAGGGAAAAATGGCTATGTTTTATTTTTACGTCGCTTAGTAGCATTATTTATTTTTGGTTTAATTCATCAAATGTTTCAGCCTGGGGAAGCGCTGGCGTTATACGCAATTTGCGGATTAATCGTTTTACCGTTTTATAAAGCGAAAAAAGCAGTGAACCTAGTACTAGGATTTATTTTGACAATTGCCTTCAGTGTAATGGGAGTTAAAGAACTATTACCACTTGGCTTAATTTTATTAGGGCTTGCTGCAGGACAATATCGTGTATTTGAAAACCTTGTGCAAAATATAAAGAAAGTCGCTATTTTTACAGGTATTATGTTTGTTTTAAGTGTCATAGCTGTATGGTATCAATATGGGCACGTTCCTGCTGAACCATTTATAAATATGATACTTGAGAATGAGGATGGAACAATGAATGCTGCAAGCCAATTTTTAAAAATTGGTGTTACAGTTGGACCGATTATTTCAGCTTTCTATGTTGGAGCATTAATTTTATTACTTCAATTAAAACTAGTTCAAACATTGTTAGCACCACTGAAATATTATGGCCGAATGGCTTTAACGAATTATATTGGACAAACTGCAATGATTTTAATCGCAGGAAGTGTATTTAACTTTGCAGAAAACTTAACTTACATGCAGACGTTATATGTATGTATTGCAATTTATGCAATTCAAATTGTATTTAGCGTAATTTGGATGAAAATCTTTAAAATGGGTCCATTAGAATGGATTTGGCGTGTTATTACCTATTGGACGGTAACACCTTTAAAGAAATAA
- a CDS encoding tyrosine-type recombinase/integrase — protein MEVVEALKDINQIEAMKKYLKEHSQRDYLLFVIGINTGLKITELLSMKFEDVLHEDGTVKEFYTLPVKDEKFKQDIYLNTKVKEALLDYVQSIGVKRENYVFQSNKTPNSITRQQAYRVIHNAAEAVGVVGKIGTNSMRKTFGFHAYKRGIAIALLQKHFHHATPSETLKYLGISKDETFKTEIDVDL, from the coding sequence ATGGAAGTTGTAGAGGCATTAAAAGATATAAACCAAATTGAGGCTATGAAAAAATATTTAAAAGAGCACTCCCAGCGAGATTATCTTTTATTTGTTATTGGAATTAACACAGGATTAAAAATTACAGAGCTACTTAGTATGAAATTTGAAGATGTATTACATGAAGACGGGACTGTTAAAGAGTTTTATACTCTTCCTGTGAAAGATGAAAAATTTAAACAAGATATTTATTTAAATACAAAAGTAAAAGAAGCGCTTTTAGATTACGTACAATCTATTGGCGTTAAAAGAGAAAATTACGTATTTCAATCTAATAAAACGCCAAATTCAATTACGCGCCAACAAGCGTATCGTGTAATTCATAATGCTGCAGAAGCAGTTGGAGTTGTTGGTAAAATCGGAACGAATTCAATGCGAAAAACGTTTGGATTTCATGCATACAAAAGAGGGATAGCGATTGCGCTATTGCAAAAACATTTTCATCACGCGACTCCATCAGAGACGTTAAAGTATTTAGGTATCTCAAAAGATGAAACCTTTAAAACGGAGATTGATGTCGATTTATAA
- a CDS encoding ABC transporter ATP-binding protein — translation MTKPVVDVKNVQKVYGKKGENQSHALKGVSFSIQEGEFVGIMGPSGSGKTTLLNVISTLDKATGGVVEIAGTDITKMKQGELSDFRSQKLGFIFQDFNLLENLSIYENIALPLSLQGVASRNIGPKVEKVADMLGITEILQKYPSEVSGGQKQRSAAARALVHEPAIILGDEPTGALDSKNATSLLDAMTNLNKDQGVSIMMVTHDPYSASYCQRILFIQDGELYKEIHRDGTREEFYKEILDVLADLGTQKA, via the coding sequence ATGACGAAACCAGTTGTAGACGTGAAAAACGTCCAAAAAGTGTACGGTAAAAAAGGTGAGAACCAATCACATGCGTTAAAAGGTGTTTCATTCTCAATTCAAGAGGGTGAGTTTGTAGGGATTATGGGACCATCTGGTTCTGGTAAAACGACATTATTAAACGTAATTTCAACACTTGATAAAGCAACGGGCGGCGTTGTTGAAATTGCGGGTACGGATATTACGAAAATGAAGCAAGGTGAACTTTCTGATTTCCGTTCACAAAAATTAGGATTCATTTTCCAAGACTTTAACCTATTAGAGAACTTATCTATTTATGAAAACATCGCACTTCCATTATCTCTTCAAGGTGTCGCGTCACGTAATATTGGACCGAAAGTAGAAAAAGTAGCGGATATGTTAGGGATTACAGAAATTCTTCAAAAGTATCCATCTGAAGTATCTGGTGGACAGAAACAACGTTCAGCAGCAGCGCGTGCTTTAGTACATGAGCCTGCAATTATTTTAGGGGACGAGCCAACAGGAGCGCTTGATTCTAAAAATGCAACGAGTTTACTTGATGCGATGACAAACTTAAATAAAGATCAAGGCGTATCTATTATGATGGTTACACATGATCCGTATAGTGCAAGTTACTGTCAGCGTATTTTATTCATTCAAGATGGTGAGCTATATAAAGAAATTCACCGCGACGGTACACGTGAAGAGTTTTATAAAGAAATTTTAGATGTGCTTGCGGACTTAGGTACACAAAAAGCGTAA
- the leuS gene encoding leucine--tRNA ligase has translation MSFNHQDIEKKWQGYWEENKTFRTPDETEKPKFYALDMFPYPSGAGLHVGHPEGYTATDILSRMKRMQGYNVLHPMGWDAFGLPAEQYALDTGNSPAEFTEININTFRNQIKALGFSYDWDREVNTTDPNYYKWTQWIFLKLFEKGLAYVDEVPVNWCPALGTVLANEEIIDGKSERGGHPVERRPMRQWMLKITAYGDRLLEDLDELDWPESLKDMQRNWIGRSEGAEVHFNIDGTDEKFTVFTTRPDTLFGATYCVLAPEHALVAEITTAEQKEAVEAYINAVKMKSDLERTELAKEKTGVFTGAYAVNPVNGEKLPIWIADYVLATYGTGAVMAVPAHDERDYEFASVFNLSMKEVVKGGDITKEVYTGDGAHVNSAFLDGLNKEEAIAKMIEWLEVTSAGNQKVTYRLRDWLFSRQRYWGEPIPVIHWEDGTMTAVKEEELPLVLPKTENIRPSGTGESPLANIDEWVNVVDPETGKKGRRETNTMPQWAGSCWYYLRYIDPNNSEALVDPEKVKQWLPVDIYIGGAEHAVLHLLYARFWHKVLYDIGVVPTKEPFQQLFNQGMILGENNEKMSKSKGNVVNPDDIVASHGADTLRLYEMFMGPLDASIAWSENGLDGARRFLDRVWRLFIQDSGELSEKITDAPNKELEKAYHQTVKKVTEDYAELRFNTAISQMMVFINDAYKAETLPKEYVEGFVKMIAPVAPHIGEELWSKLGYNETITYASWPTFDESKLVEDEVEIVVQIMGKVRAKLTMSKDASKEEMEQLALEAIQDQIEGKTVRKVIVVPGKLVNVVAN, from the coding sequence ATGAGCTTTAATCATCAAGATATTGAGAAGAAGTGGCAAGGGTACTGGGAAGAGAATAAAACATTCCGTACGCCAGATGAGACAGAAAAACCAAAATTTTATGCACTAGATATGTTCCCATATCCATCAGGTGCAGGCCTACACGTAGGACATCCAGAAGGTTATACAGCGACAGATATTTTATCTCGTATGAAGCGTATGCAAGGATATAACGTTCTTCATCCAATGGGATGGGATGCATTCGGTCTTCCAGCAGAGCAATATGCACTTGATACTGGAAACAGTCCGGCAGAATTTACAGAGATTAATATTAATACGTTCCGTAATCAAATTAAAGCATTAGGCTTCTCTTATGATTGGGATCGTGAAGTAAATACAACAGATCCAAACTACTACAAGTGGACACAATGGATCTTCCTAAAACTATTTGAAAAAGGTTTAGCTTACGTTGATGAAGTACCTGTAAACTGGTGCCCAGCGCTTGGTACAGTACTTGCAAACGAAGAAATCATTGACGGTAAGAGTGAGCGCGGCGGACATCCAGTTGAGCGTCGTCCGATGAGACAGTGGATGTTAAAAATTACAGCTTACGGAGATCGTCTATTAGAAGATCTAGATGAGCTTGATTGGCCAGAAAGCTTAAAAGATATGCAACGTAACTGGATCGGTCGTTCTGAAGGTGCAGAAGTGCACTTCAATATCGACGGTACAGACGAGAAATTCACAGTTTTCACAACGCGCCCTGATACATTATTCGGTGCAACATACTGTGTACTTGCTCCGGAACATGCACTTGTTGCAGAAATTACAACAGCAGAACAAAAAGAAGCGGTAGAAGCTTACATTAACGCTGTAAAAATGAAGAGTGACCTAGAGCGTACAGAACTTGCGAAAGAGAAAACTGGTGTATTCACTGGTGCTTACGCAGTTAACCCAGTAAACGGTGAGAAATTACCAATCTGGATCGCTGACTATGTTCTTGCAACTTACGGAACAGGTGCTGTAATGGCAGTTCCAGCTCACGATGAGCGTGACTATGAATTCGCATCAGTATTCAATCTTTCAATGAAGGAAGTTGTAAAAGGCGGAGACATTACGAAAGAAGTGTACACAGGTGATGGTGCACACGTAAACTCAGCATTCCTTGATGGTTTAAATAAAGAAGAAGCAATCGCAAAAATGATTGAATGGCTTGAAGTAACGAGCGCAGGAAATCAAAAAGTAACGTACCGTCTACGTGACTGGTTATTTAGCCGTCAACGTTACTGGGGTGAGCCAATTCCAGTAATTCACTGGGAAGATGGCACAATGACAGCTGTGAAAGAAGAAGAATTACCATTAGTTCTTCCGAAAACAGAAAACATCCGTCCTTCAGGTACAGGTGAATCACCACTTGCTAACATTGACGAGTGGGTAAATGTTGTTGATCCTGAAACTGGTAAAAAAGGTCGTCGTGAAACGAATACAATGCCACAATGGGCTGGTAGCTGCTGGTATTACCTACGTTACATCGATCCAAACAATAGCGAAGCACTTGTAGATCCTGAAAAGGTAAAACAATGGCTTCCAGTTGATATTTATATCGGCGGGGCGGAGCATGCCGTACTTCACTTACTATATGCTCGTTTCTGGCATAAAGTATTATACGATATCGGTGTAGTTCCAACGAAAGAGCCGTTCCAACAATTATTCAACCAAGGTATGATTCTAGGTGAAAACAACGAGAAAATGAGTAAATCAAAAGGTAACGTTGTAAACCCTGATGATATCGTAGCAAGCCACGGTGCAGATACACTTCGTCTATACGAAATGTTCATGGGACCATTAGATGCTTCGATCGCTTGGTCTGAAAATGGTCTTGATGGAGCTCGTCGTTTCCTAGACCGCGTATGGCGTCTATTCATTCAAGATAGCGGTGAATTAAGTGAGAAAATTACTGATGCACCAAATAAAGAACTTGAAAAAGCTTACCACCAAACAGTGAAGAAAGTGACAGAAGACTATGCAGAGCTTCGCTTCAACACAGCGATTTCTCAAATGATGGTATTCATCAACGATGCATACAAAGCTGAAACACTTCCGAAAGAATATGTAGAAGGTTTCGTAAAAATGATTGCACCAGTTGCACCTCACATCGGGGAAGAGCTATGGAGCAAACTTGGATACAATGAAACAATCACATATGCAAGCTGGCCAACATTTGATGAGTCTAAACTTGTAGAAGATGAAGTTGAAATCGTTGTTCAAATTATGGGCAAAGTTCGCGCGAAACTAACAATGAGTAAAGACGCATCAAAAGAAGAAATGGAGCAACTTGCACTTGAAGCAATTCAAGACCAAATCGAAGGAAAAACGGTTCGTAAAGTAATTGTAGTTCCTGGAAAACTTGTTAACGTTGTTGCAAACTAA
- a CDS encoding FtsX-like permease family protein yields the protein MLFKLSMSGLKSKLKDYIVLLVGLVMSISIFYMFQTLALNKAFIESNSVIQSIGFVFQAGSFLLAIITFFYILYANSFLLSLRQKEFGMYMMLGAKKHKVTLLMFIETIVLGAASLAIGLVVGVGLAEGIGQLLMKQLEFAGEGYKAFYLPSMTVTCIFFFALFILSAIMNSIKLSRISVLQLVHADAQTERVAVKGKMTGLVAFLAVILLGIGYASMIYMEKLREMGILIALITTTAGTYMLFGSLLPVIIKKLKSNKKRSEKGLNAFTFAQLNFRINSLTKVLATVAMLVALGAGAISGGMAFKNNVIKTVDGFEIYDSVIHNPTAEEKKILEGISFKSKAEYRYKVDDKYIYYVKEDLEKHKPFIRNGVGKENFGKYKEISGEAPVGTVAGVSSEQTQNEQAMPEEWDEAFRTIQPYYIYQDRAIKIVDQKMYDTVNGKEGIVFTGKTGDFVAHTKEWKKLDELQLAKYKNIKAEQMSSKYQVYDMFYGLASGTVFMGFFLGIAFLAMMASCLMFKILSGASKDITRYQMLRKIGVRRELLTKSIYKELFLVFLFPAIVGIAHVLVGMNIFGFILVDPYFRIWVPIVIFVVIYTIYYLITVQLYKGIVLPKED from the coding sequence ATGTTATTCAAACTTTCCATGTCAGGGCTAAAAAGTAAGCTGAAAGATTATATCGTCTTACTTGTCGGTCTTGTCATGTCTATCTCAATTTTTTATATGTTTCAAACGTTAGCGCTGAATAAAGCGTTTATCGAATCCAACTCAGTTATTCAATCAATTGGATTCGTATTCCAAGCAGGTTCATTTTTATTAGCTATCATAACGTTCTTCTATATTTTATATGCGAACTCTTTCTTATTATCTCTTCGTCAAAAAGAGTTTGGTATGTATATGATGTTAGGAGCGAAAAAACATAAAGTTACATTACTTATGTTTATTGAAACGATTGTATTAGGTGCTGCTTCTCTTGCAATTGGACTTGTGGTTGGGGTAGGACTTGCAGAAGGTATCGGACAGTTATTAATGAAACAATTAGAATTTGCTGGTGAAGGCTATAAAGCATTCTACCTGCCATCTATGACTGTTACTTGCATCTTCTTCTTTGCGCTATTTATATTATCAGCAATTATGAACAGTATTAAATTATCACGTATTTCTGTACTGCAACTTGTACATGCAGATGCGCAAACAGAGCGTGTTGCAGTAAAAGGCAAAATGACAGGTTTAGTTGCATTCCTAGCGGTTATTTTATTAGGGATTGGCTATGCATCAATGATTTACATGGAAAAACTAAGAGAAATGGGAATCCTTATTGCATTAATTACAACAACAGCAGGTACTTACATGCTATTTGGATCACTCCTTCCAGTCATTATTAAAAAGTTAAAGAGTAATAAAAAGCGTAGTGAAAAAGGACTTAATGCTTTTACATTTGCACAATTAAATTTCCGTATTAATAGCTTAACGAAAGTGCTTGCTACGGTAGCAATGTTAGTTGCTCTTGGAGCTGGTGCAATTTCAGGTGGTATGGCGTTTAAAAATAACGTTATAAAAACGGTTGATGGATTTGAAATTTATGATTCAGTTATTCATAATCCTACAGCCGAAGAGAAGAAAATTTTAGAGGGCATATCATTTAAAAGTAAAGCTGAGTATCGTTATAAAGTAGACGACAAATATATTTATTATGTAAAAGAAGATTTAGAGAAACATAAGCCATTTATTCGAAATGGTGTAGGTAAAGAGAATTTCGGTAAATATAAAGAAATTTCAGGAGAGGCTCCAGTAGGTACAGTAGCAGGAGTGAGCTCAGAACAAACTCAAAATGAACAAGCAATGCCTGAAGAATGGGATGAGGCATTTAGAACAATCCAACCATATTATATATACCAAGATCGTGCCATTAAAATTGTAGATCAAAAAATGTACGATACTGTAAATGGTAAAGAAGGAATCGTATTTACTGGAAAAACAGGCGATTTCGTAGCACACACAAAAGAATGGAAAAAACTTGACGAGTTGCAGCTAGCTAAATATAAAAATATAAAAGCTGAGCAAATGAGTAGTAAATATCAAGTGTATGACATGTTCTACGGTCTTGCGAGCGGAACAGTGTTTATGGGCTTCTTCCTTGGAATTGCTTTCTTAGCAATGATGGCAAGCTGTCTTATGTTCAAAATTCTTTCTGGTGCATCAAAAGATATTACGCGTTATCAAATGCTTCGTAAAATCGGTGTACGCCGTGAATTATTAACGAAATCAATTTATAAAGAGTTATTCTTAGTATTCTTATTCCCAGCAATTGTGGGTATCGCTCACGTATTAGTTGGTATGAATATTTTCGGATTTATTTTAGTCGATCCGTACTTCCGTATTTGGGTACCAATCGTAATTTTCGTAGTTATTTACACGATTTATTACCTTATTACAGTTCAATTGTATAAAGGAATTGTTCTTCCGAAAGAAGATTAA
- a CDS encoding cation:proton antiporter codes for MDTLIFEVGTALVLVAFAAILAAKLKFSIIPFLIILGMLVGPHAPDLGLIDLRFIESGEVISFLGRVGVIFLLFYLGLEFSIKKLIKSGKSIAFGGTVHISLNFILGLLYGYIMGFPLLETLIIAGIITISSSAIVAKVIVDLRRSGNKETELILGIIMFDDIFLAVYLSVVSGLVLGGATSFVGALTSILIAVGYMLLFFVVARKATRFLNKMLDISSNEIFIIVIFAILFFVAGFSETIHVAEAIGALLLGLVFSETEHSDRIEQLVVPFRDFFGAIFFFSFGLSIDPFSLGGAVWLALGAVFITLIGNFTAGMVAGRKAGLSHKASTNIGLTLVSRGEFSIIVANIGIAGGLMATIKPFSALYVLILASLGPLLTKESGRIYSLLDKIFKWSAKESAKREKEVG; via the coding sequence ATGGATACTTTAATCTTTGAAGTTGGAACTGCGTTAGTATTAGTCGCTTTTGCAGCTATTCTCGCTGCAAAGTTAAAGTTCTCGATTATTCCGTTTCTCATTATACTCGGTATGCTAGTGGGGCCTCATGCCCCAGATTTAGGGCTTATCGATTTAAGATTTATTGAAAGCGGAGAAGTTATTTCCTTCCTCGGCCGTGTTGGCGTTATATTCCTCTTATTCTATTTAGGCTTAGAATTCTCAATTAAAAAATTAATTAAATCAGGAAAATCAATTGCTTTTGGGGGAACTGTTCATATATCGCTTAATTTTATATTAGGTTTACTTTACGGATATATAATGGGTTTCCCCTTATTAGAAACATTAATTATTGCTGGGATCATAACAATTTCATCGAGTGCAATTGTTGCGAAAGTAATTGTTGATTTAAGAAGATCTGGTAATAAAGAGACGGAGCTAATTTTAGGAATCATTATGTTTGACGATATCTTTTTAGCGGTATATTTATCAGTCGTTTCAGGATTAGTACTCGGAGGGGCAACGTCATTTGTAGGTGCTCTTACATCCATTTTAATTGCAGTAGGATATATGTTACTATTCTTTGTAGTTGCTAGAAAAGCTACACGATTTTTAAATAAAATGTTAGATATTTCATCCAATGAAATATTTATTATCGTAATATTCGCTATTTTGTTCTTCGTAGCAGGATTTTCAGAAACGATTCATGTTGCAGAGGCGATTGGAGCATTATTATTAGGGCTCGTCTTTTCTGAAACAGAGCATAGTGATCGAATTGAACAGCTCGTTGTTCCGTTTCGTGATTTCTTTGGAGCTATATTCTTTTTCAGCTTCGGTTTAAGTATAGACCCATTTTCGCTTGGAGGAGCAGTGTGGTTGGCATTAGGAGCAGTTTTCATTACTCTTATCGGTAATTTTACTGCTGGAATGGTTGCGGGACGTAAAGCCGGGTTATCACATAAGGCTTCTACAAATATCGGTTTAACACTTGTATCACGCGGAGAATTTTCCATTATCGTCGCTAATATTGGAATTGCGGGCGGCTTAATGGCAACGATTAAACCGTTCTCAGCTTTGTATGTTTTAATATTGGCATCGTTAGGACCTTTGTTAACGAAAGAATCTGGGAGAATATATTCCTTATTAGATAAAATATTTAAATGGAGCGCTAAAGAAAGTGCGAAGAGAGAAAAAGAAGTTGGATAG
- a CDS encoding cation:proton antiporter regulatory subunit has product MNIRESELPGIGCKFEVITKGNEKMVIVIHDDGRREMYHFDADHEESISSVSLRDSEARQIAAILGGMVYRPQALDTIEMAFEGLSIEWFKVENNAPVVQKTIGSLHVRNTYNVTIIAILKKNMKKFFNPGPDSIIEAGDMLVLSGERHEVKRIINELLSVGGDS; this is encoded by the coding sequence ATGAATATTAGAGAGAGTGAACTGCCGGGTATTGGATGTAAGTTTGAAGTGATTACAAAAGGTAATGAAAAGATGGTTATCGTTATTCATGATGATGGCCGAAGAGAAATGTACCATTTTGATGCGGATCATGAGGAGAGTATTTCAAGCGTCTCTCTTCGTGATTCCGAAGCGAGACAAATTGCAGCTATATTGGGCGGAATGGTATATAGACCACAAGCTTTAGATACGATTGAAATGGCTTTTGAAGGATTATCAATAGAGTGGTTTAAGGTGGAAAATAATGCACCAGTCGTACAAAAAACAATTGGTAGTTTACATGTCCGAAACACATATAATGTAACAATCATTGCCATTTTGAAAAAGAATATGAAGAAGTTCTTTAATCCAGGCCCAGATTCTATCATTGAAGCTGGCGATATGCTTGTATTATCAGGCGAAAGACATGAAGTAAAAAGAATTATTAATGAGTTGCTTTCAGTAGGAGGGGATTCATAA
- a CDS encoding YtzC family protein has protein sequence MAERQSLESYITQAEQAVEYAKEQLDQGMRQEHYNTMEYSDAQLQLEQAYNDLQTMQQHANDEQREQLNRARMAIRQLQHQMIITPH, from the coding sequence ATGGCAGAGCGTCAATCACTTGAATCGTATATTACACAAGCGGAACAAGCGGTGGAATATGCGAAAGAACAATTAGACCAAGGTATGAGACAAGAGCATTATAATACGATGGAGTATTCGGATGCGCAGTTACAATTAGAACAAGCGTATAACGATTTACAAACGATGCAACAACATGCAAATGATGAGCAACGTGAGCAATTAAATAGAGCACGTATGGCAATTCGCCAATTGCAACATCAAATGATTATTACACCGCACTAA